A stretch of the Thiomicrorhabdus indica genome encodes the following:
- the folM gene encoding dihydromonapterin reductase, with product MLENAVLITGASRRVGLFLAEKFLTRTDYPVIVTYRTQCPEIKRLKNLGALVFQVDLTDKDELFQFVQAFLKQVKSLRLLVHNASIWADDERVTKTPELFEQMVTLHQQVPWYLNFAFKPLLYSCSEEKSDIVHLTDSRVTMGSGQYSAYLSTKAGLENLTKSFAIQVAPKVKVNSIAPGLLMFHPDDSQAYRSKRLNEQLLPHEPGAVVIWQAIQSLMNNDYVTGVSLPVDGGVRLA from the coding sequence ATGTTAGAAAATGCGGTATTGATTACTGGCGCGTCCCGAAGAGTGGGATTGTTTTTGGCAGAAAAGTTTTTAACCCGAACAGATTATCCGGTGATAGTGACGTATCGCACCCAATGTCCAGAAATTAAGCGATTAAAAAATTTAGGCGCTTTAGTGTTTCAAGTCGATTTAACAGATAAAGATGAACTCTTTCAGTTTGTTCAAGCGTTTCTGAAACAGGTTAAAAGCTTGAGATTACTTGTTCATAATGCATCTATATGGGCGGATGATGAGCGAGTCACAAAAACACCTGAATTATTCGAACAGATGGTGACATTACACCAACAAGTGCCTTGGTATTTAAATTTTGCGTTTAAGCCGTTGTTATATTCTTGCTCCGAAGAGAAATCTGACATTGTTCATTTAACAGATAGTCGAGTGACTATGGGAAGTGGGCAATACTCAGCGTATTTATCGACTAAGGCAGGATTGGAAAATTTAACTAAAAGCTTTGCGATTCAGGTTGCGCCAAAAGTTAAGGTGAATAGTATTGCTCCAGGGTTGTTGATGTTTCATCCTGATGATTCTCAGGCTTATCGTTCCAAACGCTTAAACGAACAACTTTTGCCGCATGAGCCTGGGGCTGTCGTGATTTGGCAAGCTATTCAATCATTGATGAATAATGATTATGTAACAGGAGTAAGTTTACCTGTGGATGGTGGTGTGCGTTTGGCCTAA
- a CDS encoding TIGR01777 family oxidoreductase, which translates to MNICILGGTGLVGQALKQQLSKQHKVNTYGRSAFDSEDTLLQSIRGAQLIIFLSGANIGQRWNKTYKQELWDSRVKTAKMLSTAIKKLETPPQRIFSASAIGFYPENHCDQPLDENDTQPGTGFLADLSLAWEDAAKTFCPSDKLVITRFGVVLDKSQGALSKMLPAFKLGLGGPVAGGNQCFSWVHIDDLVNAFEFLIANRKLQGVFNITSPNPLTQHNFAKALANTLNRPCFLPLPLWQLKLMFGEGAQVLTHSSAVVPTRLQEQGFQFLYPNATQALQNLLKT; encoded by the coding sequence ATGAATATTTGCATCCTCGGTGGAACCGGCCTCGTCGGACAAGCCTTAAAACAACAACTTTCTAAGCAACACAAAGTTAACACTTATGGCAGAAGTGCCTTTGACTCTGAAGACACTCTACTGCAAAGCATTCGTGGAGCACAACTGATTATTTTTTTAAGCGGTGCAAATATTGGCCAACGCTGGAATAAAACCTACAAACAAGAACTCTGGGATAGCCGTGTCAAAACAGCCAAAATGCTCAGTACCGCAATTAAAAAATTGGAAACACCGCCTCAACGCATCTTCAGCGCCTCTGCCATTGGCTTTTATCCAGAGAACCATTGCGACCAGCCTCTAGATGAAAACGATACACAACCAGGAACAGGATTTTTAGCCGACTTATCACTTGCTTGGGAAGATGCTGCCAAAACTTTTTGCCCTTCAGACAAGCTCGTAATCACCCGTTTTGGTGTCGTGCTCGATAAATCTCAAGGCGCACTTTCAAAGATGTTGCCGGCTTTCAAATTAGGCCTAGGCGGTCCAGTCGCTGGCGGTAATCAATGTTTTAGCTGGGTCCATATTGATGACTTAGTCAACGCTTTTGAATTTCTAATCGCCAACCGAAAATTACAAGGGGTATTCAATATAACCTCACCCAATCCACTGACACAGCACAACTTTGCAAAAGCCCTTGCAAATACCCTTAACCGGCCATGTTTTTTACCACTACCGCTCTGGCAACTCAAACTCATGTTTGGGGAAGGAGCACAAGTTCTAACCCACAGCTCAGCTGTAGTACCAACTCGACTGCAAGAGCAGGGATTCCAATTCCTCTATCCAAATGCAACGCAAGCCCTACAAAACTTACTCAAAACATGA
- a CDS encoding FAD-dependent oxidoreductase, with amino-acid sequence MENRNLDVAIVGGGISGSALAYMLSKYSDVKTIGILEKYETLSPLNSNARANSQTLHCGDIETNYTLEKAKLVKKQANMVVHFADQVEKNDFLYKFPKMILAVGDEECERLEKRHHDFAEDFPYMELWDADKIAEVEPAVALKDGKPRPEKILASGCTNEYSAVNYGNMSKALIAEARKGSANLKVSLSTKVQNIRKTVEGYELDTNQGTFKAKFVVVSAGGHSLLLANQVGYGLDMSILPMAGSFYYVPKMLNGKVYTMQNDKLPFAALHGDPDLVELSKTRIGPTALVLPKLERYTGGTYLDFWKSLKLDRKVIKVFWDLMKDKTIRNYIFRNFAFEIPWLRRRLFAKDVQKFLPDVKPQDLEYASGIGGLRPQVIDKTTMQLKLGEASIVPENENLIFNMTPSPGATTCLGNAYRDAKIVCERLGVPIKRQKIVDDLLGGEDLPD; translated from the coding sequence ATGGAAAATCGAAATCTTGATGTGGCTATTGTCGGTGGCGGAATCAGTGGTTCAGCACTTGCTTACATGCTTTCAAAATATTCAGATGTTAAAACCATCGGCATTCTTGAAAAGTATGAAACTCTGTCCCCTCTCAACTCCAATGCACGTGCAAACAGCCAGACACTTCACTGTGGTGACATCGAGACTAACTACACTCTTGAAAAAGCCAAGTTGGTGAAAAAACAAGCCAACATGGTGGTTCATTTCGCCGACCAAGTTGAAAAAAATGATTTTCTCTATAAATTCCCCAAAATGATTCTAGCCGTTGGCGACGAAGAGTGCGAACGCCTTGAAAAACGTCATCATGATTTTGCTGAAGACTTCCCTTACATGGAACTCTGGGATGCCGACAAAATTGCTGAAGTTGAACCCGCAGTTGCGTTAAAAGACGGAAAACCGCGTCCAGAAAAAATCTTAGCCTCCGGTTGCACGAATGAATACTCCGCCGTCAACTACGGCAATATGTCTAAGGCTTTAATTGCTGAAGCCCGCAAAGGTTCGGCTAATTTAAAAGTTTCTCTAAGCACCAAAGTCCAAAACATCCGTAAAACGGTCGAAGGTTATGAGTTAGATACCAACCAAGGTACCTTCAAAGCAAAATTTGTGGTGGTTTCTGCTGGGGGGCATAGTTTATTACTGGCCAACCAAGTGGGCTATGGTTTAGACATGTCCATTTTGCCTATGGCAGGAAGTTTCTACTACGTACCAAAAATGCTCAATGGTAAGGTTTATACCATGCAAAACGACAAACTGCCTTTTGCTGCATTACACGGAGACCCTGATCTAGTCGAACTGAGCAAAACACGTATTGGACCTACCGCTTTGGTACTTCCAAAATTAGAACGTTACACCGGTGGAACCTATCTCGATTTCTGGAAATCTCTCAAACTTGATCGCAAAGTCATTAAAGTTTTCTGGGATTTAATGAAAGACAAAACCATTCGTAACTATATTTTCCGTAACTTTGCTTTTGAAATCCCATGGTTACGCAGACGCCTTTTTGCTAAAGATGTTCAAAAGTTTTTACCTGATGTAAAACCGCAAGATTTGGAATATGCATCTGGCATTGGCGGTCTTCGCCCACAAGTCATTGACAAAACCACCATGCAATTGAAACTTGGTGAAGCGAGCATTGTGCCTGAAAATGAAAACCTAATTTTCAATATGACCCCCTCACCTGGAGCAACCACTTGTTTAGGAAACGCCTATCGCGATGCCAAAATAGTCTGTGAGAGATTAGGAGTCCCTATTAAACGCCAAAAGATTGTCGATGATTTACTCGGTGGAGAAGACCTCCCCGACTAA
- a CDS encoding CobW family GTP-binding protein yields the protein MADISSTSVQKPLILTASRPKSKETSSKNPIPTYLITGLLGSGKTTTLLELLKQKPKNEIWGILINEFGEISLDDKLLQAAEIQNVIITTVQGGCICCTAGHQLSQAIQNFINQQKQLDKLWIEPTGLGHPAGIIDTLNQTPQVQLRTTLATLTPKQLTPERWQKSAVMRDIANLSDIILLTQTDLASKEEVQQALKIVEQLYPKKTKVWYSYDALNLQTLIELPPIAFKIRESSHLDQPLQTLQLHSNHHQLQNISVQLSARSKQILALGLSFDSRTQFNRVQLKNFFNQHSEQLIRAKGLVRTGKNWQLLQWQGSQLSLSDFAWRQDSRIELLLNPEVSSPFYLTSETEPSTLENKTHTNHSENELPAGILSLLKSFLDCIHS from the coding sequence ATGGCAGATATTTCATCTACGTCAGTACAAAAACCGCTCATCCTAACCGCGTCTCGTCCAAAATCAAAAGAAACCTCTTCAAAGAATCCCATACCAACCTATTTAATAACCGGCTTACTTGGCAGCGGCAAAACAACCACCCTCTTAGAACTGCTCAAGCAAAAACCCAAAAATGAAATCTGGGGCATCTTAATCAATGAATTTGGTGAAATCAGTCTTGATGACAAGCTACTGCAAGCAGCTGAAATTCAAAATGTCATTATCACCACCGTTCAAGGCGGTTGCATTTGTTGCACTGCAGGCCATCAGCTCAGCCAAGCTATTCAAAACTTTATCAACCAACAGAAACAACTTGATAAACTCTGGATTGAACCGACTGGTTTAGGGCACCCGGCCGGTATAATTGACACCTTAAACCAGACACCGCAAGTTCAATTAAGAACCACTTTAGCCACATTAACGCCAAAACAATTAACACCAGAACGCTGGCAAAAATCTGCCGTCATGCGCGATATTGCGAATTTGAGTGATATTATCTTGCTCACCCAGACAGACCTTGCCTCAAAAGAAGAGGTACAACAAGCTCTGAAAATCGTTGAACAGCTCTACCCAAAAAAAACTAAAGTTTGGTACAGCTATGATGCACTCAATTTACAAACCTTGATTGAGTTGCCGCCTATTGCATTTAAAATTCGCGAAAGTTCACATTTGGACCAACCCTTACAGACTCTCCAACTACATTCAAACCACCATCAACTTCAAAACATTTCGGTGCAACTTAGTGCCCGCTCAAAACAAATACTTGCTCTTGGACTCTCTTTTGACAGCAGAACTCAATTCAATCGCGTGCAACTTAAAAACTTTTTTAACCAACACTCAGAACAACTTATTCGAGCGAAAGGATTGGTTCGAACAGGAAAGAACTGGCAACTTTTACAATGGCAAGGATCACAACTTTCCCTCTCAGATTTTGCGTGGCGACAAGATAGTCGAATTGAACTACTGCTCAATCCAGAAGTCAGCTCACCTTTCTATCTAACCTCTGAAACAGAGCCCTCAACGCTTGAAAACAAAACACACACCAATCATTCGGAAAACGAATTACCGGCCGGTATTCTTTCTTTACTGAAATCATTTTTAGATTGCATACATTCTTGA
- the folE2 gene encoding GTP cyclohydrolase FolE2 — MTKNMPDIACQPHQGPQGKLNWVGMSGIELPVLVQQGTDKSQTVRLSSLTQAYVNLNDPLSKGIHMSRLYLLLDQMATQEALTPKRVEEILSKFIESHVDLSTNAFVEFKFDYYERRNSLKSSNSGWKHYPTTIRGEMREGEFSCEVSIEVPYSSTCPCSAALSRQLIQEAFQAQFDGKQVNYDEVMQWLGTPEGICATPHSQRSYAQVKVKVNNQDTLVLSDLINDIENALQTPVQAAVKREDEQEFARLNASNLMFCEDASRRLQTALDERDHYLDFWVRVNHLESLHPHDAVAIVTKGIDGGYSDEPNFMDPMK, encoded by the coding sequence ATGACAAAGAACATGCCCGATATCGCTTGTCAGCCGCACCAAGGCCCACAAGGAAAACTCAACTGGGTCGGAATGAGCGGCATTGAACTGCCAGTTTTAGTCCAACAAGGAACGGATAAATCTCAAACCGTTCGCCTATCCTCACTCACCCAAGCCTATGTCAATCTAAATGATCCATTAAGCAAAGGCATTCATATGTCGCGCTTATATCTTTTATTGGATCAAATGGCGACTCAAGAAGCTTTAACACCTAAACGCGTTGAAGAAATTTTAAGTAAATTCATTGAGTCTCATGTTGATCTAAGCACTAACGCATTTGTTGAATTCAAATTTGACTACTATGAACGCCGTAACTCATTGAAAAGCTCAAACAGTGGTTGGAAACATTACCCTACAACCATTCGTGGTGAAATGCGAGAGGGTGAATTCAGCTGTGAAGTATCCATTGAAGTGCCTTATTCATCAACATGCCCATGTTCAGCCGCACTGTCTCGTCAATTGATTCAGGAAGCTTTCCAAGCCCAATTTGATGGCAAGCAGGTTAACTACGATGAGGTCATGCAATGGCTTGGTACACCAGAAGGCATTTGTGCTACGCCACACAGCCAACGTTCGTATGCTCAAGTAAAGGTTAAAGTTAACAATCAAGACACCTTGGTTTTATCTGATCTCATTAATGACATCGAAAATGCTTTACAAACACCTGTTCAAGCCGCCGTTAAACGGGAAGATGAACAGGAATTTGCACGCTTGAATGCATCAAATCTAATGTTCTGCGAGGATGCCTCACGTCGTCTGCAAACAGCATTAGATGAACGAGATCATTACTTAGACTTCTGGGTACGTGTAAACCACCTTGAAAGTTTACACCCTCACGATGCTGTGGCGATTGTTACCAAAGGCATAGACGGAGGTTATTCCGACGAACCGAACTTCATGGATCCCATGAAATAG
- a CDS encoding AI-2E family transporter gives MRKKRAFEEGFLIILLLLAIVGLIWLFQPFLEALFFAMILATASYPYYQKLLVRFQGGKTSAAGVMSSIVFVVVLAPVSYLLVEASLQLGHFYSQAQAWLAQQNTESLLELNREALAYLPISESAQANALEQLKSHSASILAFIQKATLVLLQGVLGTTSSFIAFIGLSLFALFFFYRDGHAIAKHIKLLSPLENRFDQMIMNRFSSLSNILTLSVLGIAVLQGLSFAILAWFLGLPGMFIGMAIAVTSFIPIVGAALVWIPMVAYLFLQGEVASAIVVVVWGVVVTGFLIDNIARPVMIQYLSKNLGSAGQDLAVANHTLITVLSTFAGLIHFGVIGLFFGPVLAAMAITIFDVYEAMNRDRLDNT, from the coding sequence GTGAGAAAGAAGCGAGCCTTTGAAGAAGGGTTTTTGATTATTCTTCTATTATTAGCCATTGTCGGTCTCATTTGGTTGTTCCAGCCATTTTTGGAAGCGCTATTTTTTGCGATGATTTTAGCAACTGCCAGCTATCCTTACTACCAAAAACTTTTGGTGCGGTTTCAAGGTGGGAAAACCTCGGCTGCTGGAGTTATGAGTTCGATTGTGTTTGTTGTGGTATTGGCGCCTGTAAGTTATTTGTTGGTGGAGGCCAGTTTACAACTAGGCCATTTTTATTCTCAGGCTCAAGCATGGTTAGCACAGCAAAACACGGAAAGCCTATTGGAGTTAAATCGAGAGGCTTTAGCTTATTTGCCAATTAGCGAGTCAGCGCAAGCGAATGCTTTGGAACAGTTGAAATCTCACTCTGCTAGTATTTTAGCATTCATTCAAAAAGCGACATTGGTATTGTTGCAGGGTGTGTTAGGTACAACGTCATCGTTTATTGCCTTTATTGGCTTATCACTCTTTGCATTGTTTTTCTTTTATCGAGACGGTCATGCGATTGCCAAACATATAAAGCTGCTTTCGCCTTTAGAGAACCGTTTTGATCAGATGATTATGAATCGCTTCTCAAGTTTGTCGAATATTTTGACGCTTAGTGTCCTAGGAATCGCGGTGTTACAAGGTTTGTCGTTTGCAATTTTGGCTTGGTTTTTAGGATTGCCGGGGATGTTTATTGGTATGGCCATCGCTGTGACTTCTTTTATTCCCATTGTCGGTGCAGCACTGGTTTGGATTCCGATGGTTGCTTATCTTTTTTTGCAAGGTGAGGTGGCCAGTGCGATTGTGGTGGTAGTTTGGGGTGTTGTTGTGACGGGTTTCTTAATCGACAATATTGCCCGGCCGGTCATGATTCAATATTTAAGCAAAAATTTAGGGTCAGCTGGGCAGGACTTAGCCGTTGCCAACCATACCTTGATTACGGTTTTATCAACCTTTGCAGGTTTGATTCACTTTGGCGTGATTGGATTATTCTTCGGCCCTGTACTCGCGGCGATGGCCATAACCATTTTTGATGTTTATGAAGCGATGAACAGAGATCGATTGGATAATACTTAG
- the ppnN gene encoding nucleotide 5'-monophosphate nucleosidase PpnN — MNTDISEIIIRPSGSLQILSHQEAYQLCDMGELGLNELLRQCTLAVLNTGAKEDNGLALLNKYKDFKIEVGVKGRGVQLTLSNAPRHAFVDNQLIEGLKEHLFSVIRDLLYARNDILEKGQFDLNTSAGITNAIFHIARNADLFHLNSIPNIVVCWGGHSIPESEYQYSKHLGYELGLRGLDICTGCGPGVMKGPMKGALLGHGKQRIKTGRYIGISEPGIIAAEAPNGFVTELCIMPDIEKRLEAFVRLGHGIIILPGGAGTMEELLYLLSIRLHPENQELPMPVILSGGHDSRDYFNAITEFLCDTIGTVACDHLEVMVEHPRDIATRMKSAMEEIRLDRKRSSDAYYFNWRLKLELDQQTPFIPTHESMSGLNLSRDQPPHILASQLRKAFSGIVAGNVKAEGIRQIEQFGPFELSGDPQIMQAMDKLLNAFIEQKRMKLDSSDYNPCYKIKH, encoded by the coding sequence ATGAATACTGATATATCCGAAATCATTATCCGTCCAAGCGGCTCCTTGCAAATACTCTCCCACCAAGAAGCTTATCAGCTGTGTGATATGGGTGAACTCGGTCTAAATGAATTATTGCGTCAATGCACTTTAGCGGTTTTAAACACTGGAGCAAAAGAAGATAACGGTCTAGCACTGCTCAATAAATACAAAGACTTTAAGATCGAAGTCGGTGTTAAAGGCCGTGGTGTACAACTCACCTTATCCAATGCTCCGCGCCATGCATTTGTCGACAACCAACTGATTGAAGGATTAAAAGAGCATCTATTTTCAGTGATTCGTGACTTACTTTACGCACGCAACGACATTCTCGAAAAGGGGCAGTTTGATTTAAACACCTCAGCCGGCATAACCAATGCAATTTTCCATATCGCTCGCAATGCGGATTTGTTTCACTTAAACAGCATCCCTAATATTGTCGTCTGCTGGGGCGGTCATTCGATTCCCGAAAGTGAATATCAATACTCGAAACATTTAGGCTATGAACTCGGTCTGCGTGGCTTGGATATTTGTACCGGCTGCGGTCCCGGTGTCATGAAAGGTCCAATGAAAGGCGCACTTCTTGGTCATGGCAAGCAACGCATTAAAACAGGGCGTTATATCGGCATTTCTGAACCAGGTATTATTGCTGCTGAAGCGCCAAACGGCTTCGTAACCGAGCTATGCATTATGCCGGACATTGAAAAGCGCCTGGAAGCATTTGTTCGCTTAGGCCATGGCATTATTATTCTTCCGGGTGGCGCTGGCACCATGGAAGAATTGCTTTATTTGTTGAGCATTCGTCTTCATCCTGAAAATCAAGAACTTCCCATGCCAGTGATTCTAAGTGGCGGTCACGACAGTCGTGATTACTTCAATGCAATCACGGAGTTTTTGTGCGACACCATTGGTACCGTTGCATGTGACCATCTCGAAGTCATGGTTGAGCACCCACGAGATATTGCCACACGAATGAAAAGCGCCATGGAAGAAATTCGTCTAGACCGAAAGCGCAGCAGTGATGCTTATTACTTCAACTGGCGACTCAAATTGGAACTCGACCAACAAACGCCGTTTATTCCAACGCATGAATCCATGAGCGGACTTAACTTAAGCCGAGACCAACCACCGCACATCCTAGCAAGCCAACTGCGAAAAGCATTTTCAGGCATTGTTGCAGGGAACGTCAAAGCCGAAGGAATCCGTCAAATTGAACAATTCGGCCCATTCGAGCTAAGCGGTGATCCGCAAATTATGCAAGCGATGGATAAACTGCTGAACGCGTTTATTGAACAAAAACGCATGAAACTCGATAGCAGTGACTACAACCCTTGTTATAAGATAAAGCATTAG
- a CDS encoding DEAD/DEAH box helicase: protein MTFEELHLDSELLAAIEHLGFKKPTPIQEAAIPVMLERQDVLAGAATGTGKTAAFVLPALQFLLDEPRPAKHPRVLILSPTRELAFQTHKVIKQLGHFCEIPSTIITGGFNYAEQVQKLKAPCDILTATPGRLTKLMAEEALNLSDVEMVIIDEADRMLDMGQGPTVLSLLEAIPEDFQAGLFSATLSGSGVRKFAEDILDNAEEIQINPPNQQSEKVEQYIYLANDKEHKQQLLLELLKDDSCQSAVVFSNKKDKAVEITDWLRSQDVNADVLHGDFIQAVRLEKMNKFKSGRIKILVATDVAARGLDMTHITHVINFDIPLRGDIYIHRIGRTGRGHNVGVAMSLCERHEIQNLQRIEYHLNQKLPHAKIKGLEPNFSIKDALKKQAKNAKKSKKTKKKKAKK from the coding sequence ATGACATTTGAAGAACTACACCTTGACTCAGAACTCCTTGCCGCGATTGAACATCTTGGCTTTAAAAAGCCAACGCCGATTCAAGAAGCGGCTATACCGGTCATGCTTGAGCGCCAAGACGTTTTAGCTGGCGCTGCAACAGGAACAGGAAAAACTGCGGCATTTGTTTTGCCTGCGCTGCAGTTTCTTTTGGACGAACCACGCCCTGCGAAACATCCACGAGTTTTGATTTTATCGCCAACACGTGAACTTGCTTTCCAAACTCACAAAGTCATCAAACAGTTAGGGCATTTTTGCGAGATTCCTTCAACAATTATCACCGGCGGTTTTAATTACGCTGAACAGGTGCAAAAACTCAAAGCCCCTTGCGATATTTTGACGGCGACTCCGGGGCGCTTGACTAAACTTATGGCAGAAGAAGCGCTGAACTTATCCGATGTTGAAATGGTCATTATCGATGAAGCAGATCGCATGCTGGATATGGGTCAAGGCCCCACTGTATTATCCTTACTTGAGGCCATTCCAGAAGATTTCCAAGCAGGCCTTTTCTCTGCCACCCTTTCAGGAAGTGGTGTGCGTAAGTTTGCCGAAGACATTTTGGACAATGCAGAAGAGATTCAAATCAACCCACCTAACCAACAGTCAGAAAAAGTTGAACAATATATCTATTTGGCAAATGACAAGGAACACAAACAGCAACTTCTTCTTGAACTATTGAAAGATGATAGCTGTCAAAGTGCGGTAGTTTTCTCCAACAAGAAAGACAAAGCAGTGGAAATCACCGATTGGCTGCGTTCACAGGACGTGAATGCGGATGTGCTCCATGGCGATTTTATTCAGGCAGTCCGTCTGGAAAAAATGAACAAATTCAAAAGTGGCAGAATTAAAATTCTTGTCGCAACGGATGTTGCAGCACGTGGATTGGATATGACTCATATTACACATGTCATTAACTTTGATATTCCGCTACGAGGTGACATTTATATTCACCGCATTGGCCGAACGGGTCGTGGTCACAATGTGGGCGTGGCTATGAGCTTATGTGAACGTCATGAAATTCAAAACCTACAACGGATTGAATATCACCTTAACCAAAAATTACCTCACGCCAAGATAAAAGGCTTAGAACCTAACTTTAGCATTAAAGACGCACTGAAAAAACAGGCAAAAAACGCTAAGAAATCTAAAAAGACCAAGAAGAAAAAAGCTAAAAAATAA
- a CDS encoding EI24 domain-containing protein has product MFDLWLKTLSDIKEPAILWRLFIPFAAAIVMVSLMGYGIFGFLIFSDVVTQNPLVMQFDEWQTAAESTIGAIPFVGGVLLWIIGFLAAVVAGVLGVLLGSYLVLLFAMIITGFMTDSLVKVVRDKHYPGLDYVGHGSTLDMLWKLLKFGLLMLLLFLVTIPMLFIPVVNIVWFWLLGFLFFRYSVILDVGQVILPQARFEETKGMTNWAPTNFLGSLFLLSNFPLAGLFMPVLGVIGMAHYYFDDLSKLPKEEQKSSGEA; this is encoded by the coding sequence GTGTTTGATTTATGGTTAAAGACGCTGAGTGATATAAAGGAACCGGCTATTTTATGGCGATTATTTATTCCATTCGCCGCTGCGATTGTTATGGTCTCTTTAATGGGCTATGGAATTTTTGGTTTTTTGATTTTCAGTGATGTGGTCACACAAAACCCTCTTGTGATGCAGTTTGACGAATGGCAGACAGCGGCTGAATCAACGATTGGTGCAATTCCATTTGTGGGTGGGGTTTTGTTGTGGATTATCGGCTTTTTAGCCGCTGTGGTTGCCGGTGTTTTGGGTGTGCTTTTAGGAAGTTATTTGGTACTTCTATTTGCAATGATTATTACCGGTTTTATGACCGATTCTTTAGTTAAAGTGGTGCGAGATAAACATTACCCCGGTCTGGATTATGTGGGGCATGGATCAACTCTTGATATGCTTTGGAAGCTGCTCAAGTTTGGTTTGCTGATGTTATTGTTATTTTTAGTGACAATTCCAATGTTGTTTATTCCGGTGGTGAATATTGTTTGGTTCTGGTTGCTTGGTTTCCTATTTTTCCGTTATTCGGTGATTTTGGATGTCGGTCAGGTGATTTTGCCTCAGGCGCGTTTTGAAGAAACCAAAGGTATGACCAATTGGGCGCCAACGAACTTTCTGGGAAGTCTGTTTTTGTTGAGTAACTTTCCACTCGCAGGTTTATTTATGCCTGTGTTAGGTGTGATTGGTATGGCACATTATTATTTTGATGATTTGTCGAAGTTACCAAAAGAAGAACAGAAAAGTTCAGGAGAGGCTTGA